AGAGGGAGAGGTTGAAGcgcaaggagaagaagagagagagagaaagagaggggcagtaatgtattaaaatattgttaaacaGTGCAACACAGTACCTTTGTGTATTTACCTAATTACGAAAAAAATGGTGGGTAGAGAGTgcaaattctctttttttttcgcTAAAATTTGAATATACTTATTACTTTATTAGTTACCAGCTAACTCATGAGTTGACAAGAAGAAAACAAGgtacaaattaattaattaataaaaacttcaaatactTCAGCTGTTTGTATACATACACTAGCCATTTATCCCAATTTAGAGAGTTGTAAACTGATAGTATTGGTATCTGAATTGTTAGCGCTTAAACATTGTCAACAATCAATGTAGACAGGGTTATATCGGTACACTGCAAGTACGTGTAGCGACAGAGTTAGTTGTCTAACGAAATTTGATCCGACGTGAGATAGAGGCTGATCACTTACCACTTTTAAGCACCTAAAGAACTAAATCTTTGGTGGGTCTCCTTTGTGAAAACTTACGTGTCAAGAACCTGTTGGTCCACGTTCTCCAACGGAGAACCAAAGACTCCAGTTGTCCGAACTCACTTATGTTTCTGCTAGAAGATTGCAGTATTGACGTGCCTCCACCACCCCCACCACCAACTCTACTTTGAACAACATAGAAAATTACTAACGTGATccttgaggaaaagaaaataaaaatgatatttaacaAATTTGACCAAGGAAAAAGATAATCAAGGATTTATTCAATATACTTATTACTTTATTAGTTACTAGCTAACTCATGAGTTGACAAGAAGAAAACAAGGTAcgaattaattaattaataaaaacttcaaatactTCAGCTGCTTGTATACATACACTAGCCATCTATCTATGGTTCTATTGAGAAAACGTCATTTTCTGAAAGAAAATCCGCCGCAACTTATCATATATAAAGAAGGGGTAGATACATATGGAGTATGTTGTTAaataagtttgttttgtttgttagCTTCTGGAAGAGATCTGCCCTTCCGTGAACATGAAGTACTATCTATATAAACGGTCCACCACTTGTAGGTTATCCTTTCGATTGGAGTTCAAAAAATAAGATATCATTGAGATTTAGTGGACCTATACCATATTACCAAGTCACAGATCGAGCAATCCACTTGGAAAACATATTAGACAAATGCAAGTGCAAGTGCAACATGTCATTCGCTGGTACTTAACTTTAATGTTCTTTTCTAATCGAAATCGACTCATGCATGTATAATAATAGTATATGATTTAAGTACTAAGGTCAAATATTTACTCGGAAAAGAGaaaagtatatatgaaaataaagttAATTAAGATAATCAGGAACTATTTGAAACTAAGGCGCGTGGTTTTAGAGACAATATGTTGATTTGCTTTaataatttctttaaataaaataaatagcatTTTCGGGTAAGATGCATGACAAAGAGCAAAACACAATAGAGACAGAAGTTGCTGTTTATGTTGATCAGTGTCGTcggagaagaagacaaagacgAGCAGAAAAAACTCTAAATTAAGGTGGCCGACAATACAACATGCTTATGTTATTGCAACTCGGGAGAAACATCTAATAAGCACATCATCttcaactttattttatataggATCGGTTCAAGATCATGCACACTGATCCTCGTATCACAAGGATAACGATCCCATCGATAGTAAGAGGATTATCATGGGTATTTTACTCGTTACAAAATTGTGGAATTTGGACGGTGGAAGCAttttaagagcatctccaatgtaaaactccattttttcctccaaaatagagtaaaagtaaATGTGGAGTAAAATTGCTCaaaccctactccatttttcactccataatggagtcatgaacaaaaaaaaaatagattactctatttatggagtaaattttaaaatggaatgagatatggagttgggttggagcatatgttactccataatcatttttactccattttggagttaaaaatggagttgggttggagatgccctaagcGTATTTGAGGCGATATGGACCGTCACAATGTATGTGAACTGATATCGCAGTTTAATAAAGTTGAATGCAAGTTTTTATGTAtcttataattaataaaaatatgatgacatatgttttttaaaatatgtaagcAAAATTGTAAGATATTGACTGCAACTTAAAAATGCCAATCAGTCTAAGTAATGGAGACTGCACATTAGTTCAAATTAATAATGGAAGCAGCTTAGTGACTCTAACGGTGAATAAATCTTTTTGACACAAAGTTTTAGGCAAATGCATTTTAGACTAAGACATTATACTAATGCTTAGAATCAGATAAttcgaatttttaaaaatgtctcCCTAAATGATTTGATTCACTAAAGTTATATTCAATGCTAAAATTTAGGGACCACACGCAACGACACTGCTTCTAACGTCTAAAGAATAGTAAATGCCAACCAATGGCCAGTTGTAGGCGACGAACTTTGTCTTCGATATCGTGCATATTTAATTGCATGCGATGCGAGTgtgatttatataatattattgatGTTTTCAAAtgcttatttattttaaattatggtCTCATTTAGAAGTCTATTTCAgcaactttttcttttcaatcGTCATTCGTCTTGTAAACAATGAGATGAGAACAACAAAATGATCAAATCAAATGTCGATCATGTAGGTCATGGTGTTACTTGTTAGGCTTTCATCTTCACTAAATGAACACACATTTAGTTTAGTTACACATGATGTGTGTGTGGGACTGAACTGCCAAATTGGCGgagattttgttttgtaaagTAAAATAACAAACAATAAAGAGAAAAGCTTAACAACGTGCCGCTTTGGAGTCAATTGAGAAGACAAAGAAACAGCAACGTGTTCTCCGCCTACAACACAGAAACATGAGTTTATCTTTCATGTGTTGTTTTTGCGCGTTCTTACTTTGACcattgtcttcttcctcttattCTTCCTTTATCACAAACACAATCcttcttttcttattttgttcTCCTTATCCTTTATCGACCTTCTCCATGTTGGTAATCATATCACCgcacaaatttatttatttttgctgATATAAAGTTGAGTTTCCAATCTATGATAATATTTATGACAATCCCATAATGTTGATTCAAGTTGAAAGTCTAATGTGAATACGTAAAATGTGGTCGATGCAAtactattactactactagacGAAAATGACAACAACAGAAACACCCTAAAACGGTTCTCGGTTCAAGGGTTTAAATTTCAACCGGTGGACGAATTAATTTAGAGGCTTACCAAAGCAATCAAAGACTACAAGAAAAAGAGATTTGTTTTGGCGGTGGAGGGGTCTTGCTTTTAGTTGTTACAAGTCATACAAGTTTTCTGACTTCTTAGGTAATAAAACTTGGGGACTTGTAATTAACGTTTGTGGATGACCTCATGTTAGCCCTCAGATTTGTGTGAGAAACTCAAAGTTCTCTAATCATAGTGATATGTTGGAATGAGGCCTTGGTTAATATATAACTAAGGTCTATACACCAGAGCGCCCACATCCTAAGTTCAGACAGAAGATGCTTGGGCTTGTCTGCTTGTGGTTTCAGTTCAAATCTAGATTTAGAGGCCGTTGTATATTGcattatttttatagtttagtTATGATGTTTGTAAATGTGTTTTATTGCTGAGGAGTCTCAGCTCTTTTTTTTATCTCCCACCATATCCATACAATTTCTAATCTTTTCTAACTCTTGTTGATATGAAATGCATCGAAAGTTAAGGGGTTAATCCTTGTCAACATTCAACAACATTGCTAGCATATGTGTTCTATGTGATGAGGTCATCGTCCTAAACCTTGCTCAAATACATATCTGAGGTCAAAGAGACTTCCATGACACGTTCCAGAATCCATGGGCTGAGGGACGGTTCCAAATTATCTATGTAAACTGCTACAGGTATCGTAGGGTACGAGGAACTCGCATCGACCATTTGTCCGAGTCACGAACCATCAACCATTAGGCCAAAAGGTGGGGGCCAAAAGAAGACTTGGTAGGCACAAATGGAAATTTTGCCAAAACGTTTACCTAACTAAACTAAAACATACTAAGGTAAATGTGAATTATTTGTGAGAAGACCGCGCACCAAAGCTTCTGGATGACCACATGGTCGACCATGAAGCCAATAGGAAGTAAATGGACCAAGAAGATGTTTTGATCATCAAGAACGTGGAAGAGCTTAAAGACTCAAGCCAAGAAGACTCTGAGGATGATACTCTACACCAAAGCCTACTCACCAAATAAACCAGAACGCATCAAAACACAGCCAAGCACCAACCTGGATCAAGACACATCCAAACTTGgcatttttttcaatttaaacgATTTATGCAGATAAGATGGACTATCCTGGTTGTTCCCAACGATAATTTATCCCATCTGACACCATAGTTTGAGGCAGCAAGATaagtaattttcatttttttatttttttttggcaaacacattcttatttttcatttagAACATTATTTGTTCAAATGtcagttttttgttttcttttctttgcagaagtcttgtttgaattttttttcttgaatataCCTCTGAAGAGCATATTAATAAGGCTCTGTGTAGCTTTGTCCAACACACTTTTATCATACATCAACAAAAATAACAGAGTTTAACCTAAGGTCCTAATGTTCTTGAATTTTGGGACTTTGTTCTTCGGTTGAGATTCACCTAGAGTTAAACCTTGTGCAGTATCATATATCCTTATAATTTTTGTGGTGTCATTCGATCAACCAGTAATCTCATCAATAATTCCAACAAAAAGTGAGATTCAACTCATTTCACAagttttgtttccaaaaaatcttGTGTCCCATCTTTCGTCCAGCCAACAATTAAGAAAGAGCACACTATTTTCACGATTTTCAAAGGCTCGCCATCGAGTCTTATATCACAGTGAATTTGATTTTGTAGGTGGTTTCATTAGTTTCAATGTCTAAAGAATTGAAAGTAGAGCGCACGAATGAATAAAATAGATTCAACGACATTCTAACAACTAGACAAAATCAAACACATATTTGAGATACAAATAAAATTGATAATCAAAATTAAACTACTTGTGTGGAAATAATTGATTTCCTGTTTGGCCCAATGCTGCTGAAAATTGTTAGAAGTTGTTTACCCGGATCACCGGATGGCTTGGGGCCGTTCATTCTTTCTAAATTCTAAGGTAAGTAATGAGATTAAAGACATCCCCAAAACACACGTCTAGACCACAAAAATCATGTTCTATTTTTCAGATACGATGCACAACAAACTCAGTCACAAATCAGAACAGACATACTCAATGTTTTTCGTTCAAACTTTCATATATGTTGCTATGATTCTTCTCTAACTATTCAGTCACGTCAAGGTGTACACACCTGAATTAATACAACAAAGGTACAACTTGTATTTTTGTGATCAGGTGGGTCAAATCACATCCAAGTTCTTGTTTGGATCGTAACATAGACAAATTGGGAGGATCTTAGCATAGATAAGGAAAGCAATAATTAGATTAAATTCGACCAAAAAAGCTCGATTCATACAGGTTCCTCTTCACTAAGTTAGAAAGAATGAATAGATGAATTATATCGAAGTTAAATAAAGCTATAGATGGACGGAAGCCCTCCAAATTTTCTATCTAAAATAACTAAGtatctctctctcctttctACATGAACTGGTCCAAAGGGATCAGCATCACACTGATATCATCCGATGAGCCTCGTGAAGCCGAGAGATCAACAAGCTTCTTACAGGCGGCCAACAATGGCTTCTCCTCGGTTCCTAGGCAGAAGGGACGAGCAATGTCTACTGCTTCTTGGTTACTAACTTTGTCCCAGAGACCGTCAGATGCCAAGATCAAGAACTCATGGTCCTGCTCGATTCTCAACATCTTTGTCTCTGGTTCGGCTATAACCCATCTCTTGAGATGAGCATCACCTATCCCTCTTGACACAGCCAAAGATCCCTGAATCCTCCAAACACCGTGAAACGTATCAACGTATCCGCCCTgcacaaaaaattgaaaataatattagaaaTCTAAACTTTCTAAATTAAaacgttcttttttttttataaatagaaattgaacgttttttttaaattaaacgttttttttaaaattaaacgttttcataaaacataaaaagtgaGATTCTCACCGTGGTTTCAATTCTTGTCCGTTCATCATCTCTACACGGACGGTGGTCGGAAGAAAGAGCCTCGGCGACGCCTCCAACGCTCATGACGGCGCGACAATCGCCAGCATTGGCAACCACGAGGTTCCCGTCGTCGAACATAGCCGTGACGCAGCATGAACCGCCTTTAACGTTTTTCTCGTTGAGAAACGCAGCGTCTGTGGCCAAGTAACCGCGTTTCACCGCGTCTGCGATCTCGGACTCGTCTCTCTTCTTATTACCACCAGCTACCGCTTCTAAAACGTTCTTGTCTAAGTTCTTGGCCGCAAACTCAGCCGCTTCGACTCCTCCGTGACCATCGTAAACTCCGAACATCGCGTGTCTGCGATCTCCTTGAAGATTGGTTATCGCGGAGAAGCGATCCTCCATGGCTTCTCTCCTTCCTCTCTTGCAGTAAACAGAATAACCATCGCCTTCCCTCTCCACCTCTCTACTCTCCTCCCTCGGCGTCGCAGCCGTATGCTCCAGCGTCGGAGCTACGAAACCACCTGTGGTAACGATCGGTATATCAAGCCTCGTCGGGCGTTTGCGTTTCAAAACCCCTCCGGGAGGAGATTGGTCGGTACACGACGTGGGAGCGAGACCGGTCGGAGGTTTCTGTAAACGGAGACGGAACGGCGAGTTGAGGGACGCCGCGGCGGAcgaaggagaggaagagaggatgGAAGGTTTGTTGCAGAAAAGAGACGGAGACGGAGAAAAAACCGGAGAATTGCAGACGGCGACGGAACAAGACATCGTTTATGGGGTTTGATATGTCTCTTTGTTATAATGTCGACCTTC
This genomic stretch from Raphanus sativus cultivar WK10039 chromosome 3, ASM80110v3, whole genome shotgun sequence harbors:
- the LOC130509709 gene encoding probable protein phosphatase 2C 25, with product MSCSVAVCNSPVFSPSPSLFCNKPSILSSSPSSAAASLNSPFRLRLQKPPTGLAPTSCTDQSPPGGVLKRKRPTRLDIPIVTTGGFVAPTLEHTAATPREESREVEREGDGYSVYCKRGRREAMEDRFSAITNLQGDRRHAMFGVYDGHGGVEAAEFAAKNLDKNVLEAVAGGNKKRDESEIADAVKRGYLATDAAFLNEKNVKGGSCCVTAMFDDGNLVVANAGDCRAVMSVGGVAEALSSDHRPCRDDERTRIETTGGYVDTFHGVWRIQGSLAVSRGIGDAHLKRWVIAEPETKMLRIEQDHEFLILASDGLWDKVSNQEAVDIARPFCLGTEEKPLLAACKKLVDLSASRGSSDDISVMLIPLDQFM